The segment TTTGATTTCGATGTTTTCACCTACGATTCTTAGTACTCTGTCACAATCATCCAAATCGAAATTGGCCTCCGAATAGGAAAATAGATTGAGCAATTCTTTGAGTATGTCTGCGGCTTTGTGCTGGCAGTCAACATTTGTTTTGAATACTTCGATATAGGTTGGGTTCATCATGATTGTATCTTGATGATTCATGGTTTAGAAAAGTTGAGTTTTGAGTCTGCCAGTGCTTTACGCAGTTTTGGCATGGTTGTTTTGCCAATGCCATGCAATTCTAAAATTTCTTTTTCACTGTAGGTGGCCAGTTGCTCTAGACTGCTGATGTTTTGCCTCTCCAAGGCGCGCCGAGCTGGGGCGCTGACCGTTGATAGAAATCCCTGACTAGGTCGATTGTGTTTTTCACAAATGGGACAAGTAGGACAGTCTGTGCTTTTGTAGAATTGATGACCTTGGGCACAGGTCTTAATTTTCTTTTTGACGAGTGCTTGTTGGTAGTTTTCCTCTAGCCTGAATTTTACGATGCTCGCAATCAGACTGTGTGGCAAGGGTTGATCCAAAGGGAATTGAACAGAGCCTTTGGCTTTTTTGTAGGGAGACAACTCTCGGAGGAAATGGCTGATGCCCGACGGAGCAGGATAAAATCCAATGTGATGCTTGTACCCTGCAAAATGAACCAAATTGCCGTATTGAAAAAATGTAGGCATGGCATAGCTCATTTTTTCTTCTGCCTCTGGTGCAGCTGCTTTGATGGTCGCTCTGATCTCCTGAAGCTGCCGTTGAACTGCTTCAGGAAATCTGAGGATGTATTGGTCTATTTCAGAGTTTTTCATACTATTCGGTTTTTCCTTTGAAAGTGGCATAGATGGCCATGGCATGTCCATGGCCCAGTTCAAAATCCTTTTTCAACCAGTCCAGTACTTGTCCAGCTTTGAGACCAATGACTAGTTTACCATTTTGGATGAAGCCTTTTTGCTCCGCCAATGTTTTAAAGTCATCTGGTGATTTTCCAGTCTTGGCTTTGATGTTGTCGATGTACGCTTGAAATGACATGTCACTTAGTTTTGAGGCTTGGATTGCAGTTGGTGGTAGCTAAAATACGAGAGCATCAAAATACCTAAAACGATCAAAGGAAATACAGCCTGAAATCCAAAACCGTCTATTACCCAATGACTGATCATGGCAAAAAGAAAATCAAATGTAAATCCAGCATAAGCCCATTCTTTGATTCTCTTGGGTACTATGGGAATGATGAGCGCCAAGGTGCCTGCTACCTTGAATAGGATCAAGGCTGTGCCAAAATACTCAGGATAACCCAAATGTCTGATGCCTTCTTTGGCCATTTCGGTATGACCAGTCAAGGCTGGCATTACACCTTCAAATAGGAAAATGATTACTGTGGTAATCCAAAAGGTTATTTTTGTCTTTTTCATTGTTTTTGATTTAAAATACTCAATACTCAATACTCAATACCTTTCCGTTCATAGTTCAGCAGCCAGTGGTTGCCGTATTTGTCCGTCAGGTTTCCAAATAGTGCTCCCCAAAAGGAGTCTTCCAGAGGGTGTTCTGCTATTCCTCCTGCGGACAGTTTTTCAAAGCAAGACCTGATTTCTTCCTCACTACCGCAGCTTAGAGACAAAGAGACCGCATTACCGTGGTTCAAACCAGATTGTCCTACCATATCTGAGGCCAACAAGGTCAGGTCGTTTTTGGTCAACGCAGCGTGAAGGATACAATCTTTCATTCGTTGTGGCATTTTCTCTGAGAGTGGAGAGTCTCCTATGGTCTGGAATCTCAGGGTTCCTCCTAGACAAGATTGGTAGAAGGTCATCGCTTCTCTGCAATTGCCAGAAAATGTCAAATAGGAATGTATCTTCATGACTCTGAGGCTTTGATTAAGGTCTCAATATCAAACTTACTCATCTTCAAAAAGGCAGCTGTGACTTTAGGCGCTTTGACAGGATCGCTCATCAGACTCTCCAATACGGTAGGTACTACCTGCCATGATACGCCAAACGGATCCTTGAGCCAGCCACACTGGCTCTCTTGACCACCTTCTGTCAACCTTTGCCAGTAGTAATCGATTTCTTCCTGAGTCTCACAATCTATCACAAATGAAAGCCCTTCGCTAAACTGAAAATCATGTTCGTACGAACTATCCATTGCCATAAGCACTGTTTTGTCAAGCGTAAACTGTGCGTGTTTGACCGTCCCTGTAGGCTCTTGATCCGCCTCACTGTAGCGCAACACACCTCTGATACTGGACGGTTCAAAAATAGCGGTGTAGAAATCTATTGCATCTATCGTTTTGCCGTGCTGCTCACCTACAAACATCAAAGTTGGGGTAAACTTTTGACCCACTTCGGACAGCTTGCCATAGGACAGCTGCCAGTTAACTCCGAATTTGTCTTGAATCCATCCATATTTTTCACTCCAATCATATTTGTCCAAAGGCATGAGTACATTGCCACCCTTGGAGAGTTGCTGCCATGCCAGATCGATCTCATCTATGCTTTCACAAACGACGAAGAAGGAGATGGAGGGATTGATTTTGAACATGGAGCCGCCGTTGAGTCCCATGAACTTTTGGCCGGACATTTCAAAATTAACCACCATAGGAGTGTCTGCCGTAACTCTTGCATGGGGGAATATACTACAGTATAAATCTGCTGCCTCTTTGGCATTGCCATCGAACCAAAGACATGGATATATTGGATTTTTCATGGGTGTTTAGTTTTTAAGAAAAGCGTTAGTCTGCATCATGTAAGTCGTTTCTAAAAGTAGATAAGGATTATAGACACTATGATTTTTTGTCTAAAATCTAGTGTCTAGTAATCTACATTCATCATGCAAGGGATTCGGTGTATTTCTTAAAGTTGTCCAATATTGCTTGCCAACCGTCTTTTTGCATTTCTACTGGGTTTTCATGTTCAGGATCGAAAGTCTCCGTTAGCTTGGTGTGATTCCCTGAGCTGGTGAATTGTACCATGACCGTTCGGCCATCCTCCATCGTATAGGCAATCAACTCATGGAGTTTTACCTCGTCGTACACGCCAGCAAAGTCGAACCCAAAACTACCGTCTTTGGCTTCCATTCTTGAAGTGAATCGTCCACCTTTTCTCAAATCATTTTCTGCCCTAGGGGTGTGCCAATCTGGAGAAGCATTGTTCCATTGTGTGATATGTTCTGGTTTTGTCCAAACTTCCCATACTTTGGTTATAGGAGCAGTAATGTTTGTTTCTACTGTGATTTTTGTTTTCATGATATTTTTTGTTTTTGTGATGATACAAAATTGAGGATTCTTTTCTTAATCGTTGAAGTGCAAATGCGACACTTTGAAGGGCAGATAATGACAAGATGTTTTTCTACTTTTACAGTATCAATCAACTCCTATACCATGAAAAATGTATCGATTCTCATTCTAGAAACTGCCGTGATCGAAGCAATCGCCGATCCACATTACATATTCAAGGCGGTCAATCAGTTTTTACAATTTTCTGGCAAAGAACCGCTATTTAATGTGCAACTGGTCGGTTTGACCAAAGAGGTGAAACTCGAAGGAAGTTTGTACACCGTGCACACCGAAAAATTGCTGCATGAGGTTGATAAAACGGATTTGATTTTCATCCCGGCGTTGAGCGGGGACATGGATATGGCACTGCATCTCAATCAAGCTTACATCCCATGGATTGTGAGTCAGCATCAGCGTGGAGCCGAAGTAGCCTCCCTTTGCATTGGGGCTTTCTTGTTGGCCTCTACGGGTCTGTTGGACGGCAAGCGATGCTCTACCCATTGGAACTCTGCCAATGATTTTAGAAATCGTTTTCCTGAGGTGGATCTTGTGGATGGCAGTATCATTACAGAAGAAAATGGCATCTATTCCAGTGGAGGAGCCAATTCCTACTGGAGTCTCTTGCTCTATTTGGTTGAGAAATACACAGACCGAGACACAGCGATTTTGGCTTCCAAGTATTTTGCTGTGGATATAGATCGAGATAGCCAGGCTGCCTTTATGATGTTTGAAGGACAAAAAAATCACGATGATGCGGAGGTATTAAAAGCCCAGTTGTTCATAGAACAACACTATCAGGACAAAATCACGATTGCTGATCTGGCAGACAGCGTAGCAGTGGGTCGGCGCAGTTTTGAGCGTAGGTTCAAGTCAGCTACCAACAATACCGTGATCGAATACATCCAAAGAGTGAAAATAGAGGCAGCCAAACGCAACTTTGAGAGCAGTCAAAGAAACATCAGTGAAGTGATGTTTTCTGTAGGTTATACAGATACAAAGGCATTTAGGACGGTATTCAAAAAAATAACAGGTCTCACACCTATTGAGTATCGAAACAAGTACAACAAGCAGGAAGTAGGGAGTCAGTTGCCTTGATCCAGTAGCTTGCTGTGCTCTTGAGATTCATCTCTTTACGAAAATTTTGAATCCTCGCATTTAGCTTACAGCACGCTGCGAATAACTATTGCAGACCTTTCAAAAGCTCGTAGGATTTTAGCCTAGCCTGGTGATCATAGATGTGTGATACCACCATCAGTTCGTCAATCTGTGTGTCTTCTACAAACTGGTCGAGGCGACTTCCTACTTCGTCCGCATCTCCTATGAAAGAATAGGCGAGGAAGGGTTTTAGTGCTTCTTCGAACTCACGAGGCAACACAAACTTAGGGTCTGGAGCCTGTAGCGGATGACGCTGACGTGTCAGTATGCCCATAAATATCTTCTTCATGGACGTAGAGATTAGCTCGGCTTCCTCAGTCGTATCTGCGGCAATTACATTGACACAGGCGATGACAAAGGGTTCTTGCAAATACTTCGAAGGTTTGAAGCTGTCTCGGTAGATCTTCAATGCCTGGTGCAGTTGCTGTGGTGCAAAGTGACTTGCAAAGGCATAGGGGAGGCCAAATGAAGCCGCTAAGTGTGCGCTGTCTGTGCTAGAGCCCAAGATCCAAATAGGAATATCTAACCCTTCGCCTGGTATGGCTCTGACCGCTGAGTGTCGGTTGTCATCGGATAGATAATTTTGTAATTCTCTGACTGTCTGAGGGAATTTATAAGCCGCTTCATCGTCCCTTTGGAGTGCTCTG is part of the Reichenbachiella agarivorans genome and harbors:
- a CDS encoding DUF1801 domain-containing protein; protein product: MKNSEIDQYILRFPEAVQRQLQEIRATIKAAAPEAEEKMSYAMPTFFQYGNLVHFAGYKHHIGFYPAPSGISHFLRELSPYKKAKGSVQFPLDQPLPHSLIASIVKFRLEENYQQALVKKKIKTCAQGHQFYKSTDCPTCPICEKHNRPSQGFLSTVSAPARRALERQNISSLEQLATYSEKEILELHGIGKTTMPKLRKALADSKLNFSKP
- a CDS encoding DUF4287 domain-containing protein; translated protein: MSFQAYIDNIKAKTGKSPDDFKTLAEQKGFIQNGKLVIGLKAGQVLDWLKKDFELGHGHAMAIYATFKGKTE
- a CDS encoding DoxX family protein — its product is MKKTKITFWITTVIIFLFEGVMPALTGHTEMAKEGIRHLGYPEYFGTALILFKVAGTLALIIPIVPKRIKEWAYAGFTFDFLFAMISHWVIDGFGFQAVFPLIVLGILMLSYFSYHQLQSKPQN
- a CDS encoding VOC family protein, which encodes MKIHSYLTFSGNCREAMTFYQSCLGGTLRFQTIGDSPLSEKMPQRMKDCILHAALTKNDLTLLASDMVGQSGLNHGNAVSLSLSCGSEEEIRSCFEKLSAGGIAEHPLEDSFWGALFGNLTDKYGNHWLLNYERKGIEY
- a CDS encoding VOC family protein; the protein is MKNPIYPCLWFDGNAKEAADLYCSIFPHARVTADTPMVVNFEMSGQKFMGLNGGSMFKINPSISFFVVCESIDEIDLAWQQLSKGGNVLMPLDKYDWSEKYGWIQDKFGVNWQLSYGKLSEVGQKFTPTLMFVGEQHGKTIDAIDFYTAIFEPSSIRGVLRYSEADQEPTGTVKHAQFTLDKTVLMAMDSSYEHDFQFSEGLSFVIDCETQEEIDYYWQRLTEGGQESQCGWLKDPFGVSWQVVPTVLESLMSDPVKAPKVTAAFLKMSKFDIETLIKASES
- a CDS encoding SRPBCC family protein, which gives rise to MKTKITVETNITAPITKVWEVWTKPEHITQWNNASPDWHTPRAENDLRKGGRFTSRMEAKDGSFGFDFAGVYDEVKLHELIAYTMEDGRTVMVQFTSSGNHTKLTETFDPEHENPVEMQKDGWQAILDNFKKYTESLA
- a CDS encoding GlxA family transcriptional regulator gives rise to the protein MKNVSILILETAVIEAIADPHYIFKAVNQFLQFSGKEPLFNVQLVGLTKEVKLEGSLYTVHTEKLLHEVDKTDLIFIPALSGDMDMALHLNQAYIPWIVSQHQRGAEVASLCIGAFLLASTGLLDGKRCSTHWNSANDFRNRFPEVDLVDGSIITEENGIYSSGGANSYWSLLLYLVEKYTDRDTAILASKYFAVDIDRDSQAAFMMFEGQKNHDDAEVLKAQLFIEQHYQDKITIADLADSVAVGRRSFERRFKSATNNTVIEYIQRVKIEAAKRNFESSQRNISEVMFSVGYTDTKAFRTVFKKITGLTPIEYRNKYNKQEVGSQLP
- a CDS encoding LLM class flavin-dependent oxidoreductase, translated to MKKELKNIPLSVLDLAVILEGFGPSEAFKNSLSLAQKAEQLGYNRFWLAEHHNMDSIASSATAVLIGHVAGGTSTIRVGSGGIMLPNHAPLMVAEQFGTLESLYPGRIDLGLGRAPGTDQQTARALQRDDEAAYKFPQTVRELQNYLSDDNRHSAVRAIPGEGLDIPIWILGSSTDSAHLAASFGLPYAFASHFAPQQLHQALKIYRDSFKPSKYLQEPFVIACVNVIAADTTEEAELISTSMKKIFMGILTRQRHPLQAPDPKFVLPREFEEALKPFLAYSFIGDADEVGSRLDQFVEDTQIDELMVVSHIYDHQARLKSYELLKGLQ